A genomic segment from Streptosporangium roseum DSM 43021 encodes:
- a CDS encoding DUF1801 domain-containing protein, giving the protein MAKFATVQDYLASLPESQREIAGELLPLIEAALPGAGAVWQGHPVWSLGPAPGSSPVCYVKAYSTYVTFGFWRGQEIADPSGRLEPGARQMAGVKLRTPADIDAEAFSTWLHAARDLEGRTAG; this is encoded by the coding sequence ATGGCCAAGTTCGCCACCGTCCAGGACTACCTCGCCTCCCTCCCCGAGTCCCAGCGCGAGATCGCCGGCGAACTCCTTCCGCTCATCGAGGCGGCGCTGCCGGGGGCCGGCGCGGTCTGGCAGGGACATCCGGTGTGGAGTCTGGGCCCGGCCCCGGGCAGTAGCCCGGTCTGCTACGTCAAGGCCTACTCCACCTACGTGACCTTCGGGTTCTGGCGGGGCCAGGAGATCGCCGACCCGTCCGGCCGCCTCGAACCCGGCGCGCGGCAGATGGCCGGCGTCAAACTCCGCACCCCGGCCGACATCGACGCCGAGGCGTTCAGCACCTGGCTGCACGCGGCACGCGACCTGGAGGGCCGGACCGCCGGCTGA
- a CDS encoding aminoglycoside phosphotransferase family protein, giving the protein MRAGKMHADEVDIDMPLVRRLLAGQFPQWADLPVEPVDSAGTDNAMYRLGEDMAVRLPRIEWAVGNVEREQRWLPRLAPLLPVTIPAPLGKGVPADGYPWHWSVYRWLDGENPAVGRITDPALLAEDLAEFVTALRRIDPTDGPPAGRGVPLATRDAPTRAAIGDLRGVIDTGAATAAWEEALRIPAWSGPAAWVHGDLSPGNVLITRGRLSAVIDFGCVGVGDPTVDLVVAWNLLPAAARDVLRAALRVDDATWARGRGWALSIALIQLPYYRSTNPSLAANSRHVIREVLADHERATHRSD; this is encoded by the coding sequence ATGCGCGCCGGCAAGATGCATGCCGACGAGGTGGACATCGACATGCCTCTCGTGCGCCGGTTGCTCGCCGGGCAGTTTCCGCAGTGGGCGGATCTTCCCGTCGAACCGGTTGACTCCGCAGGGACGGACAACGCCATGTACCGGCTCGGTGAGGACATGGCCGTACGACTCCCTCGTATCGAGTGGGCCGTCGGGAACGTGGAGCGGGAGCAGCGGTGGCTGCCGCGGCTCGCCCCGCTGCTTCCGGTCACCATCCCCGCCCCGCTCGGGAAGGGAGTGCCCGCAGACGGCTATCCCTGGCACTGGTCCGTCTACCGCTGGCTCGACGGCGAGAACCCGGCCGTCGGCCGGATCACCGACCCCGCCCTGCTCGCCGAGGATCTGGCGGAGTTCGTCACCGCGCTGCGCCGGATCGATCCCACCGACGGGCCGCCCGCGGGCCGCGGCGTGCCCCTGGCGACGCGGGACGCTCCCACGCGCGCCGCGATCGGGGACCTGCGCGGAGTCATCGACACCGGTGCGGCGACCGCCGCGTGGGAGGAAGCCCTGCGGATCCCCGCGTGGTCCGGCCCGGCGGCCTGGGTCCACGGAGACCTGTCACCCGGGAACGTGCTGATCACCCGCGGGCGGCTCAGCGCCGTCATCGACTTCGGGTGCGTGGGCGTGGGCGATCCCACCGTCGACCTGGTCGTGGCGTGGAACCTGCTGCCCGCCGCCGCGCGGGACGTCCTCCGCGCCGCTCTGCGGGTCGATGACGCGACCTGGGCGCGGGGCCGCGGCTGGGCGCTGTCGATCGCGCTCATCCAGCTCCCGTACTACCGGAGCACGAATCCGTCGCTCGCGGCCAACTCGCGGCACGTGATCCGGGAAGTCCTCGCCGATCACGAGCGTGCCACCCACCGATCAGATTGA
- a CDS encoding alpha/beta hydrolase family protein produces the protein MIAGLAVAAALVAPAGTPALARSSDEAATLTLPAPTGRYPVGTVSLHLVDRSRPDPWVASPPYRELMVSVWYPARRSPNLPVAPHMSPRAAEDFGGTLAAALFGTEPGEVDWAATETHARAGAPVSRRAGRLPVVLFSPGFGAPRSVGTTVIEDLAGRGYVVVSVDHTYEAAQVEFPGGRLERSTFPPQPTQDAMNKALEVRVADTRFVLDQLAGLDRGHNPDAGRRPLPEGLRGGLDLSRVGMFGHSMGGATAAQVVHDDRRVDAGVNLDGGHRGAVARTGLAKPFLQVAAEPHTRAGDPTWRSFWDGSKGWKRELRFTGARHYSFTDAEALAPQLTGLPESTVRELIGTIGPGQAIAAQRAYVAAFFDLHLKGRDTPLFDGPSGRYPAVELIP, from the coding sequence GTGATCGCAGGGCTGGCGGTGGCGGCCGCCCTCGTGGCGCCGGCCGGGACACCGGCCCTGGCCCGGTCCTCGGACGAGGCCGCCACCCTGACGCTGCCCGCCCCGACCGGGAGGTATCCCGTCGGCACGGTCTCGCTGCACCTGGTGGACCGGTCACGCCCCGATCCCTGGGTGGCGTCCCCGCCGTACCGCGAGCTCATGGTGAGCGTCTGGTATCCGGCGAGAAGATCGCCGAACCTGCCGGTGGCGCCGCACATGTCACCGCGCGCGGCGGAGGACTTCGGCGGGACTCTCGCGGCCGCGCTGTTCGGCACCGAACCCGGCGAGGTGGACTGGGCCGCGACGGAGACGCACGCCAGGGCGGGCGCCCCGGTGAGCCGGAGGGCGGGAAGGCTGCCGGTCGTGCTGTTCTCGCCCGGGTTCGGCGCCCCGCGGTCGGTCGGGACCACGGTGATCGAGGACCTGGCCGGCCGGGGGTACGTCGTGGTCAGCGTCGACCACACCTACGAGGCCGCGCAGGTGGAGTTCCCCGGTGGCCGGCTCGAAAGGAGCACGTTCCCGCCTCAGCCCACACAGGACGCCATGAACAAGGCACTGGAGGTACGGGTCGCGGACACGCGGTTCGTCCTCGACCAGCTGGCCGGCCTCGACCGGGGGCACAACCCCGACGCGGGACGGCGCCCGCTCCCTGAGGGGCTGCGCGGCGGCCTGGACCTGTCCCGCGTCGGGATGTTCGGCCACTCCATGGGGGGCGCCACGGCGGCACAGGTCGTCCACGACGATCGGCGCGTCGACGCGGGCGTCAACCTCGACGGCGGACACCGCGGAGCGGTCGCCCGGACCGGGCTGGCCAAGCCGTTCCTGCAGGTGGCGGCCGAGCCGCACACCCGCGCCGGCGACCCCACGTGGCGGTCCTTCTGGGACGGCTCGAAGGGCTGGAAGCGGGAGCTGCGGTTCACCGGGGCCAGGCACTACTCGTTCACCGACGCCGAGGCGCTCGCGCCCCAGCTCACCGGGCTGCCGGAGAGCACGGTGCGCGAGCTCATCGGGACGATCGGCCCCGGCCAGGCGATCGCGGCACAGCGGGCCTACGTCGCGGCCTTCTTCGACCTGCACCTGAAGGGGCGTGACACGCCGCTGTTCGACGGTCCCAGCGGGCGGTACCCGGCGGTCGAGCTCATCCCGTAG
- a CDS encoding dihydrofolate reductase family protein, which yields MRKIIAGLFMSLDGVVEAPEKWHFPYLNEEMGAAVGSMQAQADTLLLGRVTYESFASVWPHQTGEMADRLNGIRKLVVSATLEKAEWTNSTVIGGNVVEELTRLKRQPGKDISVSGSITLTRALLHAGLIDDLHLLVHPIILGAGQRLFEDGTEQRKLVLADSATFGTGVVHLTYQPA from the coding sequence ATGAGAAAGATCATCGCTGGACTGTTCATGTCGCTGGACGGTGTCGTGGAGGCACCCGAGAAGTGGCACTTCCCCTACCTGAACGAGGAGATGGGCGCGGCGGTCGGGTCGATGCAGGCCCAGGCGGACACCCTGCTGCTGGGACGGGTGACCTACGAGTCCTTCGCCTCGGTCTGGCCGCACCAGACCGGTGAGATGGCAGACCGGCTCAACGGCATCCGCAAGCTGGTGGTGTCGGCCACCCTCGAAAAGGCCGAGTGGACCAACTCGACCGTCATCGGTGGCAACGTCGTCGAAGAGCTGACCAGGCTCAAGCGGCAGCCCGGTAAGGACATCAGCGTCTCCGGCAGCATCACCCTGACCCGGGCACTGCTGCACGCCGGGCTCATCGACGACCTCCACCTGCTGGTCCACCCGATCATCCTGGGGGCCGGGCAGCGCCTGTTCGAAGACGGCACCGAGCAGCGGAAACTGGTCCTCGCCGACTCTGCGACCTTCGGCACCGGCGTCGTTCACCTGACCTACCAGCCCGCCTGA
- a CDS encoding RNA polymerase sigma factor yields MTARNVHGAIDAVWKFESARIIAGLTRMVRDVGLAEELAQDALVAALEQWPGQGVPDNPGAWLMTTAKRRAIDHLRRGERLERKHEEIAHALEQQGLEEGVDDDVLRLMFVSCHPVLPAEARAALTLRLLGGLTALEIARAFLVSEQAVAQRIAKAKRTLAEERVPFELPPGPELAGRLASVLEVIYLIFNEGYSATSGDDLMRPSLCLEALRLGRLLAELAPRQAEVHGLVALMEIQASRSAARTGPSGEPIQLHEQNRGRWDQLLIRRGFAAMLRAKEAGGPPGPYVLQAAIAVSHAQAKTAQETDWGQIAALYGALVRLVPSPVVQLNRAVALGMARGPQAGLDIVDTLTSDPALKNYHLLSGVRGDFLAKLGRHDEARTEFERAASLTHNAPERAFLLRRAATGTTPVAGVTLGQAAESFLAREDLDAGTIRSYGQTLRRMCLDLGAGTPLAEVTAGKLSTVFSVAWDGAAAKTWNRHRAAVRSFSSWASVDDLSAGLARKPESRERRPSIGPSQLDALWERPGTALREKVLWRLLHESAAAARTALSLNVEDLDLDDRRGRVAAKNGQVWLSWQSGTARLLPHLVAGRTRGPLFLADRRPAPARMPGPADLCPDTGRGRLSYERAEYLFKQATRPLDPSGAGYTLHQLSHSRP; encoded by the coding sequence ATGACGGCCCGGAACGTCCATGGTGCGATCGACGCGGTCTGGAAGTTCGAGTCCGCGAGGATCATCGCCGGGCTCACCAGAATGGTCCGCGACGTCGGCCTCGCCGAGGAGCTCGCGCAGGACGCGCTGGTAGCCGCGCTCGAACAGTGGCCCGGACAGGGCGTCCCGGATAATCCGGGCGCATGGCTCATGACCACCGCCAAACGCCGGGCCATCGATCACCTCCGCCGCGGCGAGCGGCTGGAACGCAAGCACGAAGAGATCGCCCACGCGCTGGAACAGCAGGGTCTCGAAGAAGGTGTGGACGACGACGTCCTGCGGCTGATGTTCGTCTCCTGCCACCCGGTGCTGCCGGCCGAGGCACGGGCCGCGCTGACGCTCCGGCTGCTCGGCGGTCTGACCGCCCTGGAGATCGCCCGGGCCTTCCTCGTGTCCGAGCAGGCCGTCGCCCAGCGCATCGCGAAGGCCAAGCGCACCCTCGCCGAAGAGCGGGTCCCGTTCGAACTGCCTCCCGGACCGGAACTCGCCGGACGGCTGGCGTCCGTGCTCGAAGTCATTTACCTGATCTTCAACGAGGGCTATTCGGCGACGTCCGGCGACGACCTGATGCGCCCGTCGCTGTGCCTGGAGGCGCTCCGGCTGGGCCGGCTGCTGGCCGAGCTGGCGCCCCGGCAGGCCGAGGTCCACGGCCTGGTCGCGCTGATGGAGATCCAGGCGTCGCGTTCGGCCGCGCGGACCGGCCCCTCGGGCGAGCCCATCCAGCTCCACGAGCAGAACCGCGGACGCTGGGATCAGCTCCTCATCCGCCGCGGTTTCGCGGCGATGTTACGGGCGAAGGAGGCCGGGGGCCCGCCCGGCCCGTATGTGCTGCAGGCCGCGATCGCCGTCTCGCACGCGCAGGCGAAGACCGCGCAGGAGACGGACTGGGGTCAGATCGCGGCCCTCTACGGAGCGCTGGTCCGGCTGGTGCCGTCGCCCGTGGTCCAGCTCAACCGTGCCGTGGCGCTGGGGATGGCCCGCGGGCCCCAGGCGGGGCTGGACATCGTCGACACGCTGACCTCCGATCCCGCGCTCAAGAACTACCACCTGCTGTCCGGCGTGCGCGGCGACTTCCTGGCCAAGCTCGGACGGCACGACGAGGCCAGGACGGAGTTCGAGCGCGCGGCCTCGCTCACTCACAACGCCCCCGAACGCGCTTTCCTGCTCAGGCGGGCCGCTACCGGCACAACCCCGGTGGCGGGAGTCACCCTGGGCCAGGCCGCGGAGAGCTTCCTGGCCCGCGAGGACCTGGACGCCGGGACGATCCGCTCCTACGGCCAGACCCTGCGCCGGATGTGCCTGGACCTTGGAGCCGGCACCCCGCTGGCCGAGGTGACCGCCGGGAAGTTGTCCACGGTCTTCTCCGTCGCCTGGGACGGGGCGGCGGCCAAGACCTGGAACCGGCACCGCGCGGCCGTCCGCTCCTTCTCCTCCTGGGCGTCCGTCGACGACCTCTCCGCCGGACTGGCCCGGAAGCCGGAGAGCCGCGAGCGCAGGCCGTCCATCGGCCCGTCACAGCTCGACGCCCTCTGGGAGCGCCCGGGCACGGCGCTACGCGAGAAGGTGCTGTGGCGGCTCCTCCACGAGTCGGCGGCCGCCGCCAGAACGGCCCTGTCCCTCAACGTCGAAGACCTCGACCTGGACGACCGGCGCGGACGCGTCGCCGCCAAGAACGGGCAGGTCTGGCTGTCCTGGCAGTCCGGCACCGCCCGCCTGTTACCCCACCTCGTGGCGGGCCGGACGCGAGGCCCGCTGTTCCTGGCCGACCGGAGACCCGCACCGGCCCGGATGCCCGGACCCGCCGACCTCTGCCCCGACACCGGACGGGGACGGCTCTCCTACGAACGCGCCGAATACCTCTTCAAACAGGCCACCAGGCCGCTCGACCCGTCAGGCGCGGGCTACACCCTCCACCAGCTCAGCCACTCCCGCCCTTGA
- a CDS encoding MFS transporter, translating into MQKVAGLGRNFNTLWAATTVSNVGDGIAAAAAPLMVASVTDDPVLVGLAVFVQQLPWVLFSLVSGVFVDRLDRRRLIVVVNVLRGLVVGVLALAVWRDVATIPVIYAAGFLLGVCETLGDNASGTLVPMVVKSEDLPRANARMHAVFFAVNQFAAPPLGAALFVMAAALPFGINAATFVLAAVLISTLRGIRQSAPAERRSVRADIGEGMRWLWNHSAIRMLSLALCLMNVTLIAGFSILVLYSRDRLGLNEYGYGVLITASAAGSLVGVMVAPRLQARFSDSLLLRAGLVIETLTHVGLALATTVWVAGPVLIAFGVHSSIFGAVSVTLRQRAVPDELRGRVQSVYMMFAVGGSALGALAGGPIARWTGITGPFWASAVVMAVLTAVAWRFFGRRFVASGAVAPIDDDGSRDHPGERVALDR; encoded by the coding sequence GTGCAGAAGGTGGCCGGACTCGGCAGGAACTTCAACACGTTGTGGGCGGCCACCACCGTCTCCAACGTCGGCGACGGCATAGCGGCGGCCGCCGCGCCGTTGATGGTCGCCTCGGTCACCGATGATCCGGTGCTGGTCGGCCTGGCCGTGTTCGTCCAGCAACTACCCTGGGTACTGTTCTCGCTGGTCAGCGGCGTCTTCGTGGATCGCCTCGACCGCCGGCGGCTGATCGTGGTGGTCAACGTGCTCCGCGGTCTGGTCGTGGGCGTGCTGGCTCTGGCCGTGTGGCGGGACGTGGCGACGATCCCGGTCATCTACGCCGCCGGGTTCCTGCTCGGCGTGTGCGAGACCCTCGGTGACAACGCCTCGGGGACGCTCGTCCCGATGGTCGTGAAGTCGGAGGACCTCCCCCGTGCCAACGCGCGCATGCACGCTGTCTTCTTCGCGGTCAACCAGTTCGCCGCGCCACCGCTGGGCGCCGCCCTGTTCGTGATGGCGGCGGCGCTGCCGTTCGGGATCAACGCCGCGACGTTCGTGCTGGCGGCCGTACTGATCTCCACCCTGCGCGGGATACGGCAGAGCGCTCCGGCCGAGCGGCGGTCCGTGCGCGCCGACATCGGCGAGGGCATGCGCTGGCTCTGGAACCACTCCGCGATCCGGATGCTCTCCCTCGCGCTGTGCCTGATGAACGTCACGCTCATCGCGGGCTTCTCGATCCTCGTGCTCTACAGCCGTGACCGGCTCGGGCTCAACGAATACGGCTACGGCGTTCTCATCACGGCGTCCGCAGCCGGCTCGCTGGTCGGTGTGATGGTCGCCCCTCGTCTCCAGGCACGGTTCTCCGACTCGCTGCTTCTCCGGGCCGGCCTGGTCATCGAGACGCTGACGCACGTCGGGCTGGCGCTCGCCACCACGGTGTGGGTCGCCGGGCCCGTCCTGATCGCCTTCGGCGTCCACAGCTCGATCTTCGGCGCGGTCAGCGTCACGCTGCGCCAGCGGGCCGTGCCCGACGAGCTGCGGGGCCGCGTCCAGAGCGTGTACATGATGTTCGCCGTCGGCGGCTCCGCGCTGGGAGCCCTGGCCGGCGGGCCCATCGCCCGCTGGACCGGCATCACCGGCCCCTTCTGGGCGTCGGCGGTGGTGATGGCCGTGCTCACGGCCGTGGCCTGGCGCTTCTTCGGCCGCCGGTTCGTCGCCTCCGGCGCAGTCGCCCCGATCGACGACGACGGCTCCCGGGACCATCCGGGTGAGCGGGTCGCCCTCGACCGTTAG
- a CDS encoding PIG-L deacetylase family protein: MATVVAFHAHPDDEVLMTGGTLARASSEGHRVVIVVATDGVMGAASESDSTRMDELRASARILGVGRVVHLGYADSGHGPVLYPDPPDRTRFARADTEEAAARLAAVLREENAAVLLSYDANGGYGHRDHVKVHEVGKRAAGLAGVSHVLEATLPRDVADRFVRLTRLLRIPFRFDAEALRALYSPGAAITHRVDVRRFARQKQAALAAHRSEVTGRGRLAPVMRVLVRLPVPLFGLLLGREWYVDAAASNPRVVSDIFAGPVAGETPARRVP; the protein is encoded by the coding sequence ATGGCGACTGTCGTGGCATTTCACGCCCATCCCGACGACGAGGTGTTGATGACGGGGGGCACTCTCGCCCGTGCCTCCTCCGAGGGCCATCGGGTGGTGATCGTGGTCGCCACCGACGGCGTCATGGGGGCGGCGTCGGAAAGCGATTCGACCCGTATGGACGAACTGCGGGCGAGCGCCCGGATACTCGGTGTGGGACGCGTCGTGCACCTGGGCTACGCCGACAGCGGGCACGGGCCGGTGCTCTATCCCGACCCGCCGGACCGGACGCGCTTCGCCAGGGCGGACACCGAGGAGGCTGCCGCCCGGCTCGCCGCCGTTCTCCGCGAGGAGAACGCGGCGGTCCTGCTCAGCTATGACGCCAACGGCGGGTACGGCCACCGCGACCACGTGAAAGTGCACGAGGTCGGCAAGCGCGCGGCCGGACTGGCCGGGGTCTCGCACGTGCTGGAGGCCACCCTTCCCCGCGATGTCGCCGACCGGTTCGTGAGGCTGACACGCCTGCTGAGGATTCCGTTCCGCTTCGACGCCGAAGCGCTACGCGCCCTCTACAGCCCGGGCGCGGCCATCACACACAGGGTCGATGTACGGCGGTTCGCCCGCCAGAAGCAGGCGGCGCTCGCCGCGCACCGCTCCGAGGTGACCGGCCGCGGCCGGCTGGCACCGGTCATGCGGGTGCTGGTCCGGCTTCCGGTGCCGCTGTTCGGCCTGCTGCTCGGACGGGAGTGGTACGTCGACGCGGCGGCGTCGAACCCACGGGTGGTCTCGGACATATTCGCCGGCCCGGTAGCCGGGGAGACGCCCGCCAGGCGTGTCCCGTGA
- a CDS encoding YciI family protein → MRFLMTSKSERAADEALHIEMGKFIEELTKSGVLLATGGMELEGSLIKSSGGEITVIDGPFTEAKEAAGGFALIEARSKEEALEVSRRFFKIFGDGEGRIQQIFG, encoded by the coding sequence ATGCGATTCCTCATGACGAGCAAGAGCGAGCGGGCGGCGGACGAGGCGCTCCACATCGAGATGGGCAAGTTCATCGAGGAGCTGACCAAGTCCGGTGTGCTGCTGGCCACCGGCGGGATGGAGCTGGAGGGCAGTCTGATCAAGTCCTCCGGCGGAGAGATCACCGTGATCGACGGCCCCTTCACCGAGGCGAAGGAGGCAGCCGGCGGGTTCGCGCTGATCGAAGCCCGCTCTAAGGAGGAGGCGCTGGAGGTCTCCCGCCGCTTTTTCAAGATCTTCGGTGATGGCGAGGGGCGGATCCAGCAGATCTTCGGATGA
- a CDS encoding sensor histidine kinase: MNGDIHCGEGAGAARPRAPGTGIPAAVIMVVGMGALVALTIWGLSDAHPTGESLGRDIAAGVLGCVLSPVLLRWPVTGALGLTLLAALSPAATPAATLGALLVAQRRGFPVAVAVAAAGIVAHAVQGTWRPNGGISFGWWLVLITVGYGALVGWGALARARHALVASLRERARRAEAEQGRRVAEGRMLERTRIAREMHDVLAHRLSLLATYAGALEYRPDSPPEQLARAAGVVRAGAHQALDELRDVINLLRDEDTVEGHEPDGRPQPVLADLPRLVDESRDAGGRVRLRNEVVDPDALPAAAGRTAYRVVQEGLTNARKHATGRPVQVMLEGRPGARLVIDIRNPLPEDGAATSITPGTGTGLVGLTERVQLAGGRLDHEVTAGEFRLRAWLPWPA; this comes from the coding sequence ATGAACGGCGACATCCACTGCGGCGAAGGGGCGGGAGCCGCCCGCCCGCGCGCCCCCGGAACCGGGATCCCCGCCGCGGTCATCATGGTCGTCGGGATGGGCGCCCTGGTCGCGCTGACGATCTGGGGCCTGTCCGACGCGCATCCGACGGGGGAGTCGCTGGGTCGTGACATCGCGGCCGGGGTGCTGGGATGCGTCCTGTCGCCGGTTCTGCTGCGGTGGCCGGTCACCGGCGCGCTGGGGCTCACGCTGCTGGCGGCGCTGTCGCCGGCGGCCACCCCGGCGGCCACGCTGGGCGCGCTGCTGGTCGCCCAGCGGCGCGGTTTCCCGGTCGCGGTCGCGGTGGCCGCGGCGGGGATCGTGGCCCACGCGGTGCAGGGCACATGGCGGCCGAACGGGGGGATCTCCTTCGGCTGGTGGCTGGTCCTGATCACCGTCGGGTACGGCGCGCTGGTCGGCTGGGGCGCGCTGGCCCGGGCGCGCCACGCGCTCGTCGCCTCGCTGCGCGAACGCGCCCGCCGCGCCGAGGCCGAGCAGGGCCGCCGGGTGGCCGAGGGCCGGATGCTCGAGCGGACCCGGATCGCCCGGGAGATGCACGACGTGCTGGCCCATCGGCTGTCCCTGCTGGCGACGTACGCGGGTGCGTTGGAGTACCGCCCGGACTCCCCGCCTGAGCAGCTCGCCCGTGCCGCGGGCGTGGTCCGCGCCGGAGCGCACCAGGCACTCGACGAGCTCCGGGACGTGATCAACCTGCTGCGCGACGAGGACACGGTCGAGGGCCACGAGCCCGATGGACGGCCGCAGCCCGTGCTGGCCGACCTTCCCCGGCTGGTCGACGAGTCCCGCGACGCCGGAGGCCGGGTGCGGCTGCGCAACGAGGTGGTCGACCCGGACGCCCTGCCCGCCGCCGCCGGCCGGACTGCCTACCGTGTCGTCCAGGAGGGGCTGACCAACGCCCGCAAGCACGCCACGGGCCGGCCGGTCCAGGTGATGCTGGAGGGCCGGCCGGGTGCCCGGCTCGTGATCGACATCCGCAACCCGCTGCCGGAGGACGGGGCCGCCACGTCGATCACACCCGGCACCGGCACCGGCCTGGTCGGGCTGACCGAGCGGGTGCAACTCGCCGGGGGGCGGCTCGACCACGAGGTGACCGCCGGCGAGTTCCGCCTGCGCGCCTGGCTGCCGTGGCCGGCGTGA
- a CDS encoding DUF6069 family protein, with translation MNQTGPAAATIGGWLAGRPAPSFERGKHMSGETTPTRSVPGRAGGGATRRALTVAGATAAALALWTLAGPVAGIDLTVRLGEGVQPVGPGAVVVASLLAGLAGWALLASLERITKRPGRTWTVIAVVVLALSLAGPLGGAVGTASTVTLAGMHLIVAAVLIPGLGRPARGA, from the coding sequence GTGAACCAGACGGGACCGGCCGCGGCGACCATCGGCGGATGGCTCGCGGGACGGCCCGCCCCGTCCTTCGAAAGGGGAAAACACATGTCCGGTGAGACCACTCCCACTCGTTCCGTACCGGGGCGCGCCGGCGGCGGCGCCACCCGGCGGGCACTGACGGTGGCCGGCGCGACGGCCGCGGCCCTCGCCCTCTGGACGCTGGCGGGCCCGGTGGCCGGAATCGACCTGACCGTCCGGCTCGGCGAAGGGGTCCAGCCCGTCGGGCCGGGCGCGGTCGTCGTGGCGAGCCTGCTCGCCGGGCTGGCAGGCTGGGCGCTGCTCGCCTCGCTGGAACGGATCACGAAACGGCCGGGGCGGACCTGGACGGTCATCGCGGTCGTGGTGCTCGCGCTGTCGCTGGCCGGGCCGCTCGGCGGCGCCGTCGGCACCGCGAGCACGGTGACGCTGGCCGGCATGCACCTGATCGTCGCGGCGGTGCTCATCCCCGGCCTGGGGCGACCGGCGCGCGGCGCATGA
- a CDS encoding response regulator, translating into MAGVSRPLRVLVVDDDALVRAGLSMMLDGIHGIAVVGEAADGDEVPAAADAYAPDVVLMDLRMPRVDGITATRRLRSRRHPPEVVVLTTFDADENILHALRAGAAGFLLKDTPPAQIVEAVRRVAAGDPVLSPRITRRLMDRAATQAGAYQRARAALATLSPRENEVVLAVARGRTNAEIAVELYMKVTTVKAHVSHILSKLELDNRTQIALLAHDAGLA; encoded by the coding sequence GTGGCCGGCGTGAGCCGCCCGCTGCGCGTCCTCGTCGTGGACGACGACGCCCTCGTCCGCGCCGGGCTGTCCATGATGCTCGACGGGATCCACGGCATCGCCGTGGTGGGCGAGGCCGCCGACGGCGACGAGGTGCCCGCGGCCGCTGACGCATACGCCCCCGATGTCGTGCTCATGGACCTTCGGATGCCGCGTGTGGACGGCATCACCGCCACCCGCAGGCTACGGAGCCGCCGGCACCCGCCCGAGGTCGTCGTGCTGACCACTTTCGACGCCGACGAGAACATCCTGCACGCGCTGCGCGCCGGCGCCGCCGGCTTCCTGCTCAAGGACACCCCGCCCGCGCAGATCGTCGAAGCGGTCCGCCGGGTCGCCGCCGGAGACCCGGTCCTGTCCCCTCGGATCACCCGCCGGCTCATGGACCGCGCCGCCACCCAGGCCGGCGCCTACCAGCGGGCCCGTGCCGCACTGGCCACCCTCAGCCCCCGTGAGAACGAGGTGGTTCTCGCCGTGGCCCGGGGGCGGACCAACGCCGAAATCGCCGTGGAGCTCTACATGAAGGTGACCACGGTCAAGGCCCACGTCTCCCACATCCTCAGCAAACTCGAGCTCGACAACCGGACCCAGATCGCCCTGCTCGCCCACGACGCCGGGCTCGCCTGA